Within the Fusarium keratoplasticum isolate Fu6.1 chromosome 1, whole genome shotgun sequence genome, the region GAGCATCATCTCTTACAAAACACTCCCCCGGACTCCACCATCCTCATACTCTACACCAACGACCCCTGCATCGTCTTCGGCCGTAACCAGAACCCGTGGACAGAAGTCAATCTTCCCCGACTCGCTCAGCTCCGTAACCGCCCAGAGAGCGTAGGATGGACTGCTGGTCCTGTGCAGCTGGTGCGTCGTCGCTCAGGAGGCGGCACCGTCTTTCACGATGAGGGAAATGTCAACTTCAGCGTTATTTGTCCGCCCGCCGTCTTTGACCGCAACAAGCACGCCGAGATGGTTGTCCGCGCACTCTCCTCTCTAGGGAGACCAAACACGCGGGTCAACGAGAGACACGACATTGTCATGGACGTCGCCGACGATCCTATCGGCACCTACAAGATCTCTGGGTCAGCATACAAACTCACCCGTCTTCGCTCTCTTCACCACGGCACCTGTCTCCTCCGCAGCCCGAACCTCGCCAACATCTCAGGCATGCTGCGCTCACCAGGAGAGCCATTCATCAAGGGCCGCGGTGTAGACAGTGTCCGCAGTCCCGTCAAGAACGTCGACGTCGAAAACGCCCCCTTCGAGGCTGCCGTCGTCGAGCAGTTTTCCCGCATGTACGGCGACTTCCACGTCGAAGATGTCATCGACGATAAGTTCCTCGAGATCGAAAACATCCGCAAGGGCTACGAGGAGCTTCAGTCCCGGAGCTGGATATACGGTCAGACACCGAGGTTCACATTCTCCACCTTCTCATACCCTGAGGATCCTCGCCCGAGACCACAACTTCCCTTTGATGTAAGCACACCACTAGAAAAACATGTCTTGGAGATAAGCTAACACAGTCAAACCAGCTGAAACTTCGCTTCGAAGCCAgacatggccttgtcgagaAATTCGCTGTAGAGGGTGCATCATTCCCTCCAACAGACGTCGACATGTCAGCGCTCGTAGCGAGCTCCATCTACCATGTCCCAACCTGGACCGACCAACTTGCCCAGGCT harbors:
- a CDS encoding putative lipoate-protein ligase A encodes the protein MLSLTRSSAPRQLSRNILSSISRRQFTDAASHPSNKIQVYTSKSRDPFLNLSVEHHLLQNTPPDSTILILYTNDPCIVFGRNQNPWTEVNLPRLAQLRNRPESVGWTAGPVQLVRRRSGGGTVFHDEGNVNFSVICPPAVFDRNKHAEMVVRALSSLGRPNTRVNERHDIVMDVADDPIGTYKISGSAYKLTRLRSLHHGTCLLRSPNLANISGMLRSPGEPFIKGRGVDSVRSPVKNVDVENAPFEAAVVEQFSRMYGDFHVEDVIDDKFLEIENIRKGYEELQSRSWIYGQTPRFTFSTFSYPEDPRPRPQLPFDLKLRFEARHGLVEKFAVEGASFPPTDVDMSALVASSIYHVPTWTDQLAQAGMAEGDAVKIGSWMDDVLGTEFTKPAQ